From Microlunatus capsulatus, a single genomic window includes:
- a CDS encoding WhiB family transcriptional regulator, whose translation MTTTLAPRRTSPLPRPGTAAPAAPARAAAPVCASSPRVFQDPLLEEPPATGAPAQDRRRYADLVADAQDACQSCPLVVDCLYRAVVEHDVAGYVGGTTARQRVEIRRRLGVVVQPEDFDTLAGVLGGSRPVDHDEVLRVRAAHPDETLEVLAVRLGCSLSTVKRHLRRERNQPSAPRPVAVRPSRRQVLEATLAVTRPAPRGHQHAA comes from the coding sequence ATGACCACCACGCTCGCCCCTCGCCGCACCTCCCCGCTCCCCCGCCCGGGCACCGCCGCTCCCGCCGCCCCCGCCCGCGCCGCCGCACCCGTCTGCGCCTCGTCGCCCCGGGTGTTCCAGGACCCGCTGCTGGAGGAGCCGCCCGCCACGGGCGCCCCGGCGCAGGACCGCCGCCGCTACGCCGACCTCGTCGCCGACGCGCAGGACGCCTGCCAGTCCTGCCCGCTCGTGGTCGACTGCCTCTACCGCGCGGTCGTCGAGCACGACGTCGCCGGCTACGTCGGCGGCACCACCGCCCGCCAGCGCGTCGAGATCCGCCGCCGGCTCGGCGTCGTCGTCCAGCCGGAGGACTTCGACACCCTCGCCGGCGTGCTGGGCGGCAGCCGGCCCGTCGACCACGACGAGGTGCTGCGGGTCCGGGCCGCGCACCCCGACGAGACGCTCGAGGTCCTCGCCGTCCGGCTCGGCTGCTCGCTGTCGACGGTGAAGCGTCACCTGCGCCGCGAGCGCAACCAGCCCAGCGCTCCCCGGCCCGTCGCCGTCCGGCCCAGCCGCCGCCAGGTCCTCGAGGCCACCCTCGCCGTCACCCGCCCCGCCCCGCGCGGCCACCAGCACGCCGCCTGA
- the crtY gene encoding lycopene beta-cyclase CrtY encodes MLGGGLAGGLVALAVAARHPDLRLAVVEQDRVGGNHVWSHFAADVDDGDEWLVEPLISHRWDAYDVSFPGFARELHAPYRSITSERLAEVVHARLPAGAVVRGRVAEARPDRVRLHDGRTLRTGAVLDARGPGDLGLLRLGYQKFVGQVLHTTAPHGVAHPVVMDATVEQRDGYRFVYLLPFGPHELFVEDTYYSDSPDLDVRDLQRRIAAYAAAKGWPVERTSRTESGVLPVVVSGDFERYWASTGIELAKAGMRAGLFHPTTGYSLPDAIRLAGLVAAADDLSHPALLRLTHEHAARTWRERGFYRLLDTMLFGAAEPTERYQVLQRFYRLDPALVQRFYAARSTRSDQFRILAGRPPVPISKAVRAIAAARAPR; translated from the coding sequence GTGCTGGGCGGCGGCCTGGCGGGCGGGCTGGTCGCGCTCGCGGTGGCCGCCCGGCACCCGGACCTGCGGCTGGCCGTCGTCGAGCAGGACCGGGTCGGCGGCAACCACGTCTGGTCGCACTTCGCCGCCGACGTCGACGACGGGGACGAGTGGCTCGTCGAGCCGCTGATCAGCCACCGCTGGGACGCCTACGACGTCTCCTTCCCCGGCTTCGCCCGCGAGCTGCACGCGCCGTACCGCAGCATCACCTCCGAGCGGCTGGCCGAGGTCGTGCACGCCCGGCTGCCGGCGGGCGCCGTCGTCCGCGGCCGGGTCGCCGAGGCCCGGCCCGACCGGGTCCGGCTGCACGACGGCCGGACCCTGCGCACCGGCGCCGTGCTGGACGCCCGGGGGCCCGGCGACCTCGGCCTGCTGCGGCTCGGCTACCAGAAGTTCGTCGGCCAGGTCCTGCACACCACCGCGCCGCACGGCGTCGCCCACCCGGTCGTCATGGACGCGACGGTGGAGCAGCGCGACGGCTACCGGTTCGTCTACCTGCTGCCGTTCGGGCCGCACGAGCTGTTCGTCGAGGACACCTACTACAGCGACTCCCCCGACCTCGACGTCCGCGACCTGCAGCGCCGGATCGCGGCGTACGCCGCGGCGAAGGGCTGGCCGGTCGAGCGCACCAGCCGCACCGAGAGCGGCGTGCTGCCCGTCGTCGTCAGCGGGGACTTCGAGCGCTACTGGGCCTCGACCGGCATCGAGCTGGCCAAGGCGGGCATGCGGGCCGGCCTGTTCCACCCCACCACCGGCTACTCCCTGCCCGACGCGATCCGGCTGGCCGGCCTGGTGGCCGCGGCCGACGACCTCTCGCACCCGGCCCTGCTGCGTCTGACCCACGAGCACGCCGCCCGCACCTGGCGCGAGCGCGGCTTCTACCGGTTGCTCGACACCATGCTGTTCGGCGCCGCCGAGCCCACCGAGCGCTACCAGGTGCTGCAGCGCTTCTACCGCCTGGACCCGGCCCTGGTGCAGCGCTTCTACGCCGCGCGGTCCACCCGCTCCGACCAGTTCCGGATCCTGGCCGGCCGCCCGCCCGTCCCGATCTCCAAGGCGGTGCGGGCCATCGCCGCCGCCCGCGCGCCGCGCTAG
- a CDS encoding bacterial proteasome activator family protein: MTSQQSEDGQDGDGGPGGQAVAGATEDGRVFVVTPQAMAVEGPPAERAGAPAEHSPTSVTDMVEQPAKVMRIGNMIRQLLDEVKAAPLDEASRSRLATIHTASIAELKEGLAPELVEELDRIALPFSAEETPTEAELRIAQAQLVGWLEGLFHGIQTALFAQQMAARAQLEQMRRALPAGRGPVGPEGPAGGGSGGMYL; this comes from the coding sequence ATGACCAGCCAGCAGAGCGAGGACGGCCAGGACGGCGACGGCGGACCGGGCGGGCAGGCCGTGGCGGGGGCCACCGAGGACGGCCGCGTCTTCGTCGTGACGCCCCAGGCGATGGCCGTCGAGGGCCCGCCGGCGGAGCGCGCCGGCGCCCCGGCCGAGCACTCGCCCACGTCGGTGACCGACATGGTGGAGCAGCCCGCCAAGGTGATGCGGATCGGCAACATGATCCGCCAGCTGCTCGACGAGGTGAAGGCCGCGCCGCTGGACGAGGCCAGCCGCTCGCGCCTGGCCACCATCCACACGGCGTCCATCGCCGAACTCAAGGAGGGCCTCGCGCCCGAGCTCGTGGAGGAGCTGGACCGGATCGCGCTGCCCTTCAGCGCCGAGGAGACCCCGACCGAGGCCGAGCTCCGGATCGCCCAGGCGCAGCTGGTCGGCTGGCTCGAGGGCCTCTTCCACGGCATCCAGACCGCGCTGTTCGCCCAGCAGATGGCCGCGCGCGCCCAGCTGGAGCAGATGCGCCGCGCCCTGCCCGCGGGTCGCGGACCGGTCGGCCCCGAGGGACCGGCCGGGGGCGGCAGCGGGGGCATGTATCTCTGA
- a CDS encoding ABC transporter transmembrane domain-containing protein: MQDFPPVVPDFEDTAATPTPRALADVRPRAPRPARSRGDFSHPDTRSPSRFLLWLLRQQRSAVVVLTGVTVLQWLPGAVGPYVVGRIIDDGITARDLDVVVRLCLVLLGLVLVGAASGVLSHTLIVRTWLVAMYGSIKLVTRKVAQMGHVLPQRTPTGEVLSVASGDADQFGGLNELLANLAGAVVAYLVIAGLVLSTSWQLGVVVLVAAPLIVVFALPLLKPLQRRQEAERSRSSDLTSLATDIVAGLRILRGIGGEQTFARNYAAQSQLTRAAGLSAGRWQAAVDATSVLFSGLFLVALTWLGARQVVSGQLSVGQLVSFFGYAVFMVWPIQTFFQSTQKWVRCLVSARKAIAVFEQQPPWTPPAEPLRLPADGALHDRRSGFTARPGELTLVVSALPDDSAALADRLGRYLPAEYEPVGLDVEGVKGRAAKRARAQQQADRARLAERDRVLASGSWGVSLGPVDLADVPLAEVRRTVLVSDAASQVFAGTLQELVDPHDRLTREQAEAVLHAAAAEDVFEGLPGGWQGTIDERGRGLSGGQRQRLVLARALGLDPAVLVLVEPTSAVDAHTEALIASRLAAHRRGRTTVVTSVSPLLLHHADRVAYLEDGVVAASGTHEELLDGSPGYRSVVARALDEAAEQASGVGEGR, encoded by the coding sequence ATGCAAGACTTCCCGCCGGTCGTCCCGGACTTCGAGGACACGGCGGCCACCCCCACCCCGCGGGCCCTGGCCGACGTGCGTCCCCGCGCACCCCGTCCCGCGCGCAGCCGCGGTGACTTCTCCCACCCCGACACCCGCAGCCCCAGCCGCTTCCTGCTCTGGCTGCTGCGCCAGCAGCGCTCGGCGGTCGTCGTCCTCACCGGGGTGACGGTGCTCCAGTGGCTGCCCGGCGCCGTCGGGCCCTACGTCGTCGGGCGGATCATCGACGACGGCATCACCGCCCGGGACCTCGACGTCGTCGTCCGGCTCTGCCTGGTGCTGCTGGGCCTGGTCCTGGTCGGCGCCGCCTCCGGCGTCCTCAGCCACACCCTCATCGTCCGCACCTGGCTGGTGGCGATGTACGGCAGCATCAAGCTGGTCACCCGCAAGGTCGCGCAGATGGGGCACGTGCTGCCCCAGCGGACGCCGACGGGCGAGGTGCTCAGCGTGGCCTCCGGCGACGCCGACCAGTTCGGCGGCCTCAACGAGCTGCTGGCCAACCTGGCCGGCGCCGTCGTCGCCTACCTGGTCATCGCGGGCCTGGTGCTCTCGACCTCCTGGCAGCTCGGCGTGGTCGTGCTGGTCGCGGCCCCGCTGATCGTCGTCTTCGCCCTGCCGCTGCTCAAGCCGCTGCAGCGCCGGCAGGAGGCCGAGCGCTCGCGCTCCTCCGACCTCACCTCGCTGGCCACCGACATCGTCGCCGGCCTGCGGATCCTGCGGGGGATCGGCGGCGAGCAGACGTTCGCCCGCAACTACGCCGCGCAGTCCCAGCTCACCCGCGCCGCCGGGCTGTCGGCCGGGCGCTGGCAGGCCGCCGTCGACGCCACCAGCGTCCTGTTCTCGGGCCTGTTCCTCGTCGCGCTCACCTGGCTGGGCGCCCGGCAGGTCGTCTCCGGCCAGCTGAGCGTCGGCCAGCTCGTCAGCTTCTTCGGCTACGCCGTGTTCATGGTGTGGCCCATCCAGACCTTCTTCCAGTCGACGCAGAAGTGGGTCCGCTGCCTGGTCTCGGCGCGCAAGGCCATCGCCGTCTTCGAGCAGCAGCCGCCGTGGACGCCGCCGGCCGAGCCGCTGCGGCTGCCGGCCGACGGCGCGCTGCACGACCGCCGCTCCGGGTTCACCGCCCGCCCGGGCGAGCTGACGCTGGTCGTGTCCGCGCTGCCGGACGACTCCGCCGCCCTGGCCGACCGGCTGGGCCGGTACCTGCCCGCCGAGTACGAGCCGGTCGGCCTCGACGTCGAGGGCGTCAAGGGCCGGGCCGCCAAGCGGGCCCGCGCGCAGCAGCAGGCCGACCGGGCCCGGCTGGCCGAGCGCGACCGCGTGCTGGCCTCGGGCAGCTGGGGCGTCAGCCTCGGCCCCGTCGACCTGGCCGACGTACCGCTGGCCGAGGTCCGCCGCACCGTCCTGGTCAGCGACGCCGCCAGCCAGGTCTTCGCCGGCACCCTGCAGGAGCTCGTCGACCCGCACGACCGGCTGACCCGCGAGCAGGCCGAGGCCGTGCTGCACGCCGCGGCGGCCGAGGACGTGTTCGAGGGGCTCCCCGGCGGCTGGCAGGGCACGATCGACGAGCGCGGCCGCGGCCTGTCCGGCGGCCAGCGCCAGCGGCTGGTGCTGGCCCGGGCGCTGGGCCTCGACCCCGCCGTCCTCGTCCTGGTCGAGCCGACGTCCGCCGTCGACGCGCACACCGAGGCGCTGATCGCCAGCCGGCTGGCGGCGCACCGCCGCGGCCGGACCACCGTCGTCACCAGCGTCTCCCCGCTGCTGCTGCACCACGCCGACCGGGTCGCCTACCTGGAGGACGGCGTCGTCGCGGCCAGCGGCACCCACGAGGAGCTGCTGGACGGCTCGCCCGGCTACCGCTCCGTGGTGGCCCGGGCCCTGGACGAGGCCGCCGAGCAGGCCTCCGGCGTGGGGGAGGGACGATGA
- a CDS encoding ABC transporter ATP-binding protein, with protein MTDLTTQLEGSAETWRTGTPAPVVPPVLEPPYRGAPRERLRAWRARHLAREERAEEYYRGSRRPARALPVAGSSDVVAFLRDLFTSRRFLVVALLVLHALAALAGLVVPRILGTLVDAAGAGGSLADRLDGLALAVVAVVLTQALLTFLALRTSVRFGQDLLAEAREYVVRTVLRLPLGRVESASSGDLVTRVTRDVHTMSESVRFGLPEAIIAAMTTVLTVVAMVLNSWLLALPLLVSMPLLWFSTRRYLARAPKGYITEGGTYSRINTTLTETVEGARTVESLGLQEGRTRRGDDDIAVSSQAERYTMALRNLLFGVLGIAFDTPQVLVLLVGAVGYVNGLVSLGQITTAVLYVQALIEPLERLIRNVDRLQVGVASTARLLGIATVPQDREPGDELPLGNHLVGRDLRFAYREGHDVLHGVDLDLRPGERLAVVGPSGSGKSTLGRLLAGINGPRTGSVTVGDVELTALPLDVMRTQVALVTQEHHVFVGTVRDNIILARETSTDETVVEALRTVDAWDWVERLPRGLDTLLGAGHQKLTPAQAQQIALARLVVADPHTLVLDEATSLIDPRTARHLEGSMAALLDDRTVVAIAHRLHTAHDADRIAVVIDGRIAELGSHDELVEADGEYARLWRAWTS; from the coding sequence ATGACCGACCTGACCACCCAGCTCGAGGGCTCGGCCGAGACGTGGCGGACCGGCACCCCGGCGCCCGTCGTCCCGCCCGTGCTGGAGCCGCCGTACCGCGGCGCCCCGCGCGAGCGGCTGCGGGCCTGGCGCGCCCGGCACCTGGCCCGCGAGGAGCGGGCGGAGGAGTACTACCGCGGCTCCCGCCGGCCGGCCCGCGCGCTGCCGGTGGCCGGCAGCTCCGACGTCGTCGCCTTCCTCCGCGACCTGTTCACCAGCCGGCGGTTCCTCGTCGTCGCGCTGCTCGTGCTGCACGCCCTGGCCGCCCTCGCCGGGCTGGTGGTGCCGCGGATCCTCGGCACGCTCGTCGACGCCGCCGGGGCCGGCGGCTCGCTGGCCGACCGGCTGGACGGGCTGGCGCTCGCCGTCGTCGCCGTCGTGCTCACCCAGGCCCTCCTGACCTTCCTGGCCCTGCGCACCTCGGTCCGCTTCGGCCAGGACCTGCTGGCCGAGGCGCGCGAGTACGTGGTCCGGACCGTCCTGCGGCTGCCGCTGGGCCGGGTCGAGAGCGCGAGCTCGGGCGACCTCGTCACCCGCGTCACCCGCGACGTGCACACGATGAGCGAGTCGGTCCGCTTCGGCCTGCCCGAGGCGATCATCGCGGCGATGACGACGGTGCTGACCGTCGTGGCCATGGTGCTGAACTCGTGGCTGCTGGCCCTGCCGCTGCTGGTGAGCATGCCGCTGCTGTGGTTCTCCACCCGGCGCTACCTGGCCCGCGCGCCGAAGGGCTACATCACCGAGGGCGGCACCTACTCCCGGATCAACACCACCCTCACCGAGACGGTCGAGGGCGCCCGGACCGTCGAGTCGCTGGGCCTGCAGGAGGGCCGGACCCGGCGGGGCGACGACGACATCGCCGTCTCCTCCCAGGCCGAGCGCTACACGATGGCGCTGCGCAACCTGCTGTTCGGCGTGCTCGGCATCGCCTTCGACACCCCGCAGGTGCTGGTGCTGCTCGTCGGTGCCGTCGGCTACGTCAACGGGCTGGTCAGCCTCGGCCAGATCACCACCGCCGTGCTCTACGTCCAGGCCCTCATCGAGCCGTTGGAGCGGCTGATCCGCAACGTCGACCGCCTCCAGGTGGGCGTCGCCTCGACGGCCCGCCTGCTCGGCATCGCGACAGTGCCGCAGGACCGCGAGCCCGGCGACGAGCTGCCGCTGGGCAACCACCTCGTCGGCCGCGACCTGCGCTTCGCCTACCGCGAGGGCCACGACGTGCTGCACGGCGTCGACCTCGACCTGCGGCCGGGGGAGCGGCTCGCCGTCGTCGGCCCCAGCGGCTCGGGCAAGTCGACGCTGGGCCGGCTGCTGGCCGGCATCAACGGCCCGCGGACCGGCTCGGTCACCGTCGGCGACGTCGAGCTGACGGCGCTGCCGCTGGACGTCATGCGCACCCAGGTGGCCCTGGTCACCCAGGAGCACCACGTCTTCGTCGGCACCGTCCGGGACAACATCATCCTGGCCCGCGAGACCTCGACCGACGAGACCGTGGTCGAGGCCCTGCGCACCGTCGACGCCTGGGACTGGGTGGAGCGGCTGCCGCGCGGCCTCGACACCCTGCTGGGGGCCGGGCACCAGAAGCTGACGCCGGCGCAGGCGCAGCAGATCGCGCTGGCCCGGCTGGTGGTGGCCGACCCGCACACCCTGGTGCTGGACGAGGCTACGTCGCTGATCGACCCGCGGACGGCGCGGCACCTCGAGGGATCGATGGCGGCGCTGCTCGACGACCGCACCGTCGTGGCCATCGCGCACCGGCTGCACACCGCGCACGACGCCGACCGGATCGCCGTGGTCATCGACGGCCGGATCGCCGAGCTGGGCAGCCACGACGAGCTGGTCGAGGCCGACGGCGAGTACGCGCGGCTGTGGCGGGCCTGGACGTCCTGA
- a CDS encoding permease codes for MSTTVDRGAGTGRLRPLVLTALALALGVVGLTWAKWLPYTDRVLGLVGSAAWEGTSVLLAGEGRPPLERAWDFTLVYSGAVWKALAVALVVAASVDVLVPRSWLLRVLGRRTPLGGSVAGGLAALPGMMCTCCTAPLAVTMRRAGVPTSAALAFWLGNPVLNPAVLVFLALLAPWPWVLVRVVLGLVLVVGVSALLGVLVERRAARLPAGADRAVEQALADPEPTPGLRELPGRWLRSFGGLALVLVPEYFVVVFLVGLVGAPLSRLFGHGGLLTVLVAAAVAALLVLPTGGEIPILLGLAAAGASAGVLGALLIALPALSLPSMIMVGRALTWRVTLAAGAATVVVALLAGGLLTAIR; via the coding sequence ATGAGCACCACGGTCGACAGGGGCGCGGGGACGGGACGGCTGCGGCCGCTGGTGCTGACGGCGCTGGCCCTCGCCCTCGGGGTGGTCGGGCTGACCTGGGCCAAGTGGCTGCCCTATACCGACCGGGTGCTCGGGCTCGTCGGCTCCGCGGCCTGGGAGGGCACCTCGGTCCTGCTGGCCGGCGAGGGCCGGCCCCCGCTGGAACGGGCCTGGGACTTCACCCTGGTCTACAGCGGGGCCGTCTGGAAGGCCCTGGCCGTCGCGCTCGTCGTGGCCGCGTCGGTCGACGTGCTCGTCCCGCGGAGCTGGCTGCTGCGGGTGCTGGGCCGGCGGACCCCGCTCGGCGGCTCGGTGGCGGGCGGGCTCGCGGCCCTGCCGGGGATGATGTGCACCTGCTGCACCGCACCGCTGGCCGTGACGATGCGCCGGGCCGGGGTGCCGACGTCGGCCGCGCTGGCCTTCTGGCTGGGCAACCCGGTGCTCAACCCCGCCGTGCTCGTGTTCCTGGCCCTGCTGGCGCCCTGGCCGTGGGTGCTGGTCCGCGTGGTGCTGGGGCTGGTCCTCGTCGTCGGCGTCAGCGCGCTGCTGGGCGTCCTCGTCGAGCGGCGGGCCGCCCGGCTGCCGGCCGGGGCCGACCGGGCCGTCGAGCAGGCGCTGGCCGACCCCGAGCCGACGCCGGGCCTCCGTGAGCTGCCCGGCCGGTGGCTGCGCAGCTTCGGCGGGCTCGCCCTGGTGCTGGTGCCGGAGTACTTCGTCGTCGTCTTCCTCGTGGGCCTCGTCGGCGCACCGCTCAGCCGGCTGTTCGGCCACGGGGGCCTGCTGACGGTGCTGGTCGCGGCGGCCGTCGCCGCGCTGCTGGTGCTGCCGACGGGCGGGGAGATCCCCATCCTGCTGGGGCTCGCCGCGGCGGGGGCGAGCGCCGGCGTGCTCGGCGCGCTGCTCATCGCCCTGCCCGCGCTGAGCCTGCCGTCGATGATCATGGTGGGCCGGGCGCTGACCTGGCGGGTCACGCTGGCCGCCGGGGCCGCGACGGTCGTCGTCGCCCTGCTGGCCGGCGGGCTGCTGACCGCGATCCGCTGA
- a CDS encoding PadR family transcriptional regulator has translation MDVAEVVARDPQLLKGVLPMLVLTLLQQEESYGYELVTRLQDGGLDGIATGTVYPVLTRLEREGRLSSRLVPSAAGPARKYYRPTPSGLILLADARRAWDALADVVHRLVPPPEESR, from the coding sequence ATGGACGTCGCCGAGGTGGTCGCACGAGACCCCCAGCTGCTCAAGGGGGTGCTGCCGATGCTCGTGCTCACCCTCCTCCAGCAAGAGGAGTCCTACGGCTACGAGCTGGTCACCCGCCTGCAGGACGGCGGGCTGGACGGCATCGCCACCGGCACCGTCTACCCGGTGCTCACCCGGCTGGAGCGGGAGGGCCGGCTCAGCTCGCGGCTGGTCCCCTCCGCCGCCGGGCCGGCCCGCAAGTACTACCGCCCCACCCCGTCCGGCCTCATCCTGCTCGCCGACGCCCGGCGCGCGTGGGACGCCCTGGCCGACGTCGTCCACCGCCTCGTCCCCCCTCCTGAGGAGTCTCGATGA
- a CDS encoding HAAS signaling domain-containing protein produces MNRTSSLADRWRRSWYLERVELWLDPMPRRRRRAVLGELRANLDEATADVGLARALADLGAPRELARTYLDAEPADRPRWHQGAVAAALLLAAWVYATFFYAVGMLDALTATGTTAPARGSFLGTRVEAVSSPAELSAAFSGVPWLPLLAVLVVFLLVGRAWRVLPRRSRVAVSAP; encoded by the coding sequence ATGAACCGCACGTCGTCCCTGGCCGACCGCTGGCGCCGCTCCTGGTACCTCGAGCGGGTGGAGCTGTGGCTGGACCCGATGCCGCGCCGCCGTCGCCGCGCCGTCCTCGGCGAGCTGCGGGCCAACCTCGACGAGGCGACGGCCGACGTCGGTCTCGCCCGGGCCCTCGCGGACCTCGGCGCCCCGCGCGAGCTCGCCCGCACCTACCTCGACGCCGAGCCGGCCGACCGGCCGCGCTGGCACCAGGGCGCCGTCGCCGCGGCCCTGCTGCTGGCGGCCTGGGTCTACGCGACCTTCTTCTACGCGGTCGGGATGCTCGACGCGCTCACCGCCACCGGCACGACGGCCCCGGCCCGCGGCAGCTTCCTGGGCACCCGGGTGGAGGCCGTGTCCAGCCCGGCCGAGCTCTCCGCGGCCTTCAGCGGGGTGCCCTGGCTGCCGCTGCTGGCCGTGCTGGTGGTGTTCCTCCTGGTCGGGCGCGCCTGGCGCGTCCTGCCCCGCCGGTCGCGGGTGGCGGTCAGCGCCCCCTGA
- the selB gene encoding selenocysteine-specific translation elongation factor: MHVVATAGHVDHGKSTLVRALTGMEPDRFAEEQRRGMTIDLGYAWTSLDGPPGADRTLAFVDVPGHERFIGTMLAGLGPAPAVLFVVAADEGWRRQSGEHLAAVDALGLTAGLLVVTRSDLADPAAATAEALDHLAASSLGRVPAVAVSGRTGAGLPRLRSALADLVAGLPAPRTDGRVRLWVDRSFTIRGAGTVVTGTLGAGRLAVGDTLQLGGRRVRVRGLQSLGEPADAVGAVARVAVNLRGVEVDEVGRGDALLTPDAWPTTGAVDVRLAPAAGAVADLPAELVLHAGTAAVPVRVRPLGGSTARLTLPAPLPLEPGDRLVLRDPGRHAVAAGALVLDADPPALRRRGAAAARAVALERAATADPAAQLAAQVQRRGAVRRAELLALGIPVDDLSHVRASGDWLVDPAVWERWQRDLTTAVDAHAGAHPLDPRLAVEAARRALDVPDRELLVALAAAAGLEHVDGRLARPGTGDDLGPAEAGLARLVAHLEAEPFLAPEKGDLERWGLGVAELAAAERVGRVVRLTPDVVLLPAGPARAMRVLSGLEQPFTLSGARQALGTTRRVAVPLLEHLDRRGWTVRVDGQLRRVRGR, from the coding sequence GTGCACGTCGTCGCCACCGCGGGGCACGTCGACCACGGCAAGTCGACGCTGGTCCGCGCCCTGACCGGGATGGAGCCCGACCGCTTCGCCGAGGAGCAGCGCCGCGGGATGACCATCGACCTCGGCTACGCCTGGACCAGCCTCGACGGCCCGCCCGGGGCGGACCGGACGCTGGCCTTCGTCGACGTCCCGGGCCACGAGCGCTTCATCGGCACCATGCTCGCCGGGCTCGGCCCGGCGCCCGCGGTGCTCTTCGTCGTCGCCGCCGACGAGGGCTGGCGGCGCCAGTCCGGTGAGCACCTGGCCGCCGTCGACGCCCTGGGGCTGACCGCGGGGCTGCTCGTCGTCACCCGCTCCGACCTCGCCGACCCGGCCGCCGCGACGGCGGAGGCCCTCGACCACCTCGCCGCGTCCAGCCTCGGCCGGGTGCCCGCCGTCGCCGTCTCCGGCCGGACCGGCGCGGGCCTGCCGCGGCTGCGCTCCGCGCTCGCCGACCTGGTCGCCGGCCTGCCCGCGCCGCGCACCGACGGCCGGGTCCGGCTGTGGGTCGACCGCTCCTTCACCATCCGCGGCGCGGGCACCGTGGTCACCGGGACGCTCGGGGCCGGCCGGCTGGCCGTCGGCGACACGCTGCAGCTGGGCGGGCGCCGGGTCCGGGTCCGCGGCCTGCAGAGCCTCGGCGAACCGGCCGACGCCGTCGGAGCCGTCGCCCGGGTCGCGGTGAACCTGCGCGGCGTCGAGGTCGACGAGGTCGGCCGGGGCGACGCCCTGCTCACCCCCGACGCCTGGCCGACCACCGGCGCCGTCGACGTCCGGCTGGCCCCGGCCGCCGGCGCGGTCGCCGACCTGCCCGCCGAGCTGGTCCTGCACGCCGGCACCGCTGCCGTGCCCGTCCGGGTCCGGCCGCTGGGCGGCAGCACGGCCCGGCTGACCCTGCCGGCACCGCTGCCGCTGGAGCCGGGCGACCGGCTGGTGCTCCGCGACCCGGGACGGCACGCCGTCGCCGCGGGGGCGCTGGTCCTCGACGCCGACCCGCCCGCCCTGCGCCGCCGGGGGGCGGCCGCCGCCCGGGCTGTGGCGCTGGAGCGGGCCGCCACGGCCGACCCCGCCGCCCAGCTGGCCGCGCAGGTGCAGCGCCGGGGCGCCGTCCGCCGAGCCGAGCTGCTCGCCCTCGGGATCCCGGTCGACGATCTCAGCCACGTCCGGGCCAGCGGCGACTGGCTCGTCGACCCGGCCGTCTGGGAGCGCTGGCAGCGGGACCTGACGACGGCCGTCGACGCGCACGCGGGCGCGCACCCGCTGGACCCTCGGCTGGCCGTCGAGGCGGCCCGGCGGGCCCTCGACGTGCCGGACCGGGAGCTGCTGGTCGCCCTCGCCGCGGCCGCCGGGCTGGAGCACGTCGACGGCCGGCTCGCCCGGCCGGGCACCGGTGACGACCTGGGCCCGGCCGAGGCGGGGCTGGCCCGGCTGGTCGCCCACCTCGAGGCCGAGCCGTTCCTCGCCCCCGAGAAGGGCGACCTGGAGCGCTGGGGTCTCGGCGTGGCCGAGCTGGCGGCCGCCGAGCGGGTGGGTCGGGTGGTCCGGCTGACACCCGACGTCGTGCTGCTGCCGGCCGGCCCGGCGCGGGCGATGCGCGTCCTGTCCGGCCTGGAGCAGCCCTTCACGCTCAGCGGGGCCCGGCAGGCGCTGGGCACCACCCGCCGGGTGGCCGTCCCGCTGCTGGAGCACCTCGACCGGCGCGGCTGGACCGTCCGGGTGGACGGCCAGCTCCGCCGCGTCAGGGGGCGCTGA